Within Aureibacillus halotolerans, the genomic segment GTTTTTCATTTGCAGGTTTTGTCCTCGAATCGCTAAATACCCCATTGTCGTCACTAAGAGAAATTCTTCATTGTCAAAGCTATCCACTTGTTTCACACCGGTAATCTCTAAGTATTTTCTGTTTTTCATAATGATATTATGGTCCGGTGTGTCCCTATGCGCTGTGCCCATTTGTTGAGATTGACTCATGTCTTCATCCCTCTCTTTCATTCTTACGTTATTCCGAAAAGAGAGGGTTTAGAACAAGCTACTCTTCTTGCTTTTCTTCAAGGATGGTGTACATTTGTCCCGCTTCTTCCTTCCTTGATGTTTCAGTAAGCTTATCAATTCGCGCGACTACCGTCCGATTGCCATACCGAATGGACATGGTGTCGCCTTCCTTCAAAGTACTGCTAGCCTTTGCCGTTTGACCGTTGATGGCGATCCGCCCTTGATCCGCTACTTCTTTCGCCAATGTCCGGCGTTTGATCAACCGCGAAACCTTTAAAAATTTATCTAATCTCATTTGTTTTCCTCCTCTTTTTTTGCCTCTTCCCAATACACATCAAGCTCATCAAGCGTGTGCTCCTCAAAGGGCTTTGTCGCTCCTTCTACTTTCTGTTCAATGTAACGGAAGCGTCGGTTAAATTTTTGTACCGTCTTCATCAGCGCAGCTTCAGGTTGAATATTGTAATGACGGGCAATGTTAATAAAGGCAAATACCGTGTCGCCCCATTCCTCTTCTCGCCTAGACGGTTCGACGCCAGCAAACTCTTCCTCAAGCTCATGGATTTCTTCCTTCACTTTTTTCCATACATCTGCAGCATCGTCCCAATCAAAGCCTGATTTCGCCGCTTTTTTCTGTATCTCATAGGCTTGGAGAAGAGTCGAGGCTGCGGCAGGGATGCCATCCAAGCGAGACGTTTTGTGTTCTAATTCGCCCTTTTCTTCCTGTTTAATGCGCATCCAGTTTGAGTGAATTTCCTCTTCGGTAAGGTTTTGCTCGTTTCCAAACACATGGGGATGACGGCGTATCATTTTCGTCGCCAAGGCAGCAACAACATCTTCTAGAGAGAAACGCCCTTCGTCCTCTCCAATTTGGGCATGGAGCAGCACTTGCAAGAGGATATCTCCAAGCTCGTCCGCTAAATGCTCATCGTCCTCGTCATCAATCGCGTCCCAAACCTCATACGTCTCTTCCAGCAAAAACGGCTTCAGGGAGGCATGGGTCTGTTTCTTATCCCATGGACAGCCATCCGGGCCCCTTAGCGTCGCAATGATCTCACGCAAAGAAGCGAAATCACGAGACCGCTGCGTGCGTTCATTTAATGGTGGCAGATACAACGTTGTGACATCGGTGAAGCGGTCTTCATGGTCAAGCTCATGAAGCGGCACCCATGCTTTTACTTCTTCTGTAGATCCTGCAGCCGTGACCACACACACCTCTGCCTCTGGCGGCCATTTCTCTAGGAGCTGAAGCTTGACGTCTGAAGCCATAAACCGATTGAAGACTTGCATAATAAAGAGGTGGGTTTGAACATCGAGACTTTTCCAATCAAAGGACATACCATCCACTAACTGAAAGCCATCAATTGGATCGATCGCAAGCGTTGCAAACATACTATCGAGAAAGCTCTGACCACCAATGACTTCAATTTGCACATTGTGAAGTGGTCCTTGCTCGAGCAGTTGCTTCACACTCGCTTCTGCCACTAGTGGGTGGCCGGGCACAGCATAAACAATGTCATGCTTTTCTTTCACTTCGCTCAATAAACGTGCCGTAATTGCTTCATACACCTCTTCGAATTGATCCGCGCTTTCGTAAATCTCATCAAACGAATAGACAGTGTCTCGCTTCTCAGCAATCATCGTTGCCGATGGGTGCTGAAGCGTACGCATGTAGAGAGCTGGTGCATTCAGTAGTGTTTCATAGACGCCAATGGTCATTTGGGACGGATCATGCGCCCCTAACCCAGCGATTCGAATTTTCATTACGATGGTCACTCCTTATTTAAACAAACGAAATCCCTTTCGTTCGTCAGCATGTAGCAAGATAAAATACGTGCAGATGGCATATGTAAGTGCGCCAATAAAAACCCCACCAAACGCAACGAAGGCTGCACTGGCCCGATCATGCCAAGGGGACATCACACGTTCCCACACAGCAAGCGTTGCACACATCGCCGTTAAGCCTATGAGCACCCGGAAAAAGCGGAAAGATTGCCATTGTATCCATTGCCTCTTCCTTAAATAAACAAGCAGTATCACTGCCACGACACCGATACCAATCAATGTCGCAACGGATGCACCAAGGATCCCAATGCTTGGCACAAAAACGACATTGCCTATCGTTTTCACTAGCAACCCCGCGCCGACAATGGCTACAGCAATAGATCCTTTGCCAATTCCCTGCAAGAGGCTAACGGCAACAATAACGACAAGAAAAAATCCTGTTGAAACACAAAACACGGCAAGTGCCACTGAGCCATCATTGCTTCCGAAGAGCATGACGTTAATCGGCTCGATTAACCAGAAGAGCCCAGCCGCTGCAGCAGACCCAATCCAAAATACCCACTGGATAGCCTTTGTGGCCAACGTACGAAGCTCTATCCGCTTGTTGGTTGTTAAGAGCTCACCTACCTTTGTTATGAGAGCAACAGATAAAGCGACTCCTACTGTTGTACATAGTTGCAACAACGGCTGCCCACGGTCAAAGTAAGCTTTTTCCTGCTGAGCCTGAATAGGTTCTCCAAAAACCTCAAGCAATGACGGATAAAGTGTGAGGGCATCCACTGCCTGAAAAGCAATCGGAAGCATGCTGTTCAAACAGATAACAAGACCTGTACCAAATAAAGCAACGGCCGCTTTTTTGTAAGAAGATTGACGCGCAACGAGCCCACCATACGCGCCTCTATCGACTTGACCGTTGTTTATCTTTACAACAACTAGTGCAACCAACATCCCAATCAGCGAAGCGACAACTGCCCAATACCCTGCTTCATACACATCAATTGATGCAAACCAAAGGAGCGCAAGCAAAATTCCGCCGACACGAATGGCTTGTTCAATCATCTGTGATAAAGACAAGCGAACGGCTTCTTCTCTATAAACGAGCAACCCTCGATACATAGACAAAAATGGCACAAAAACAAAGACGAACGCACTTGCTTGAAACAGTGGAACGAGCTGACTATCTTTTAGCCATTCCCCCAATGGAGCAGCCAGTAACCAAGCAAGCACTGCTGTAAGCCAACTGCCAGCAAAAAGCAGCTGCCGAGCCGCTAAAAACAGCTCTGATCGTTGCATCGTAGTGGTCTCTTTGGCAAGCATTTGAGCCATAATCACCGGAAATCCATATGTACTGATTGTAACAGCCACTCCTAGAATCGGGTAAACCTGTTGATATACATAATAGCCAACATCACCAGCTATATTTTGATAGGCGACGCGGTAGAGCGCAGCCATCACTTTGACCACAAGTCCTGCGACGACAAGCCATATTGTGCCTTTGAACAACTTAGACAACGACGTTCCTCCAAAAAAACAGCATCCAATCTATGTGTAGTATACCAAACAACGGTCCTGCGGATGACATCAAGTGTAGACCCCAGATCCAACAGGCGGTTTCTGAACGAAATAGAAAAACTGCACATCCACGCGAGACTGGTGAACCACCAATATCCCACGTGCATGTGCAGCTTTAAAGGTCTTTCTATTCCATTTGACGAGCGAGGAAACTTGCTGCCGTTTCAGCAATTTTTTCTTCCGTATGGCCGATCGTCTCATCTTCTTTCGATAAAATCATCACAGCACCAATCGGGTCTCCGTTCGCAATGATAGGGCTGATAATGTACGAGGCAAGCTCTTCATCAATGCCATCGATAATTTGTATCGACCCTTTTTGTCCACGGACAGAGCTACGCCCATCCATCGATTTTTCCACTTCACTGCCAACATTTTTATTCAGATAATCCTTTTTTGACCCACTGGATACCGCAATAAAAGTGTCACGATCTGCAATGATGACGATATGGCCTGTGCTGTCGTGGATCGCGTCTGCGTATTCCTTTGCAAAATCACCAAGCTCTGAGATTGGAGAATATTTCTTTAAAATGACTTCCCCGTCTCTGTCTACAAAAATTTCGAGAGGATCTCCTTCACGAATTCGCAGAGTTCTACGAATTTCCTTCGGGATGACCACTCGGCCAAGATCATCAATTCGTCGGACAATTCCAGTCGCTTTCATAGATCATTGCCTCTCTTTCAAGAAGATGGTTATGTTAGGTGCTTAGCTCTTCACTTGTGCCACTCACCACTATCTTGACCTTATTATCCAACACTGCCAGCGTTCTATACATCATTCTGTAAAAAATCCATTTTTCACGATGATTTCCTGTTCGGCATTGCGCGGTATGCAGGTGGTTCTCGTTATGTTTACTGAACAACTTCTTCTCTACGCACCTCGGACAGATGAGCAATGAGACGCTCAAGCAGATCAAAAGCAGAGGAAGCTGTCACATTAGATGGATCGACGATCAACTTGATTTTTTGTCCCTCTGTGCCTACACGTGCAGCTCGACCAAAACTGCTTACAAAATCAAACAGCTTGCTTGCATTCGTCCCTTGCGTGCCCTCCGTCGTAAGCAAGGCAATGAGCTGTCCGTTCTCTTCTGCAATTTTTTCCACTTGCTGCTGACTCGCGAGTAAACGCAGTCGTGTAACAGTGAACAAGTCGGTGACTTCTTTAGGGAACTCACCAAAGCGATCAATCATCTCATCTTGCAAGTCACGAATTTCTTCCAGAGAAGACACACCTTTAAATCGTTTGTACATATCAATCTTTTGACGTTCGTCAGCAATATAAGCTGCTGGAATATAGGCATCTATATCGAGCTGCACTTCTGCTTCGACTTCCTTTTCAACAGGCTGCGCTTGATGCTTCCGCTCTTCAATGGCGTCCTGAAGCATCTGAGAATAAAGGTCGAAGCCAACAGAATCAATAAATCCATGCTGCTCAGCACCGAGCAAATTGCCCGCGCCTCGTATCGACAAATCACGCATAGCGATCTTAAAACCTGATCCAAGCTCGGTGAATTCTTTAATCGCATGAAGTCTCTTCTCAGCAACTTCAGAAAGAATTTTATCTTGATGATACGTAAAGTACGCATACGCCACCCGATTGGAACGTCCGACCCGTCCACGAAGTTGATACAGCTGGGAAAGACCCATTTTGTCCCCGTTGTACACGATCAATGTATTCACATTTGGAATATCGACTCCCGTCTCAATAATCGTCGTTGACACGAGAACATCGTATTCGCCCTCAAGAAAATCAAACATCGTGGTCTCGAGCTGGCTTTCGGTCAATTTTCCATGGGCATGAGCGACGCGTGCCTCAGGAACAAGCATCGAGATCTCCTCAGCTTTCCGTTCGATGTCCTCCACACGGTTGTAGAGGAAATACACCTGCCCGCCCCTTGCCAACTCCCTTTCAATGGATTCCTTGACGAACACTGTATTGTACTCCAATACATAGGTTTGCACAGGAAACCTGTTTTCAGGTGGGGTTTCAATGACAGACAAGTCACGAACACCTAGCATAGACATATGCAACGTTCTTGGAATTGGCGTTGCTGTCAAGGTCAAGACATCCACATTTGCTTTTAGTTTTTTGATCTTTTCCTTGTGAGTAACGCCGAAACGCTGCTCCTCATCGACGATAAGCAAGCCCAAGTCATGGTAGATCACGTCTTTTGAAAGCAAACGGTGCGTTCCAATCACTAAATCAATACTGCCTTGTTTCAACCCTTTAATTGTCTCATTCTGCTGCTTTTTCGTACGGAACCGACTGAGCAAGCCAATATTGATTGGATAGTCCTGAAAACGCTCCTTGATCGTCTCATAGTGCTGCTGTGCTAGAATCGTTGTTGGAACGAGAATGGCAACCTGCTTCTCACTCATAATAGCTTTAAATGCAGCCCGAATCGCTACTTCCGTTTTGCCATATCCAACATCACCACAAAGCAGTCTGTCCATTGGTCGCTCTTTTTCCATGTCTATCTTAATCTCTTCAATCGCACGTAGCTGATCTTCTGTTTCCTGATAGAGAAATTTTGCCTCAAACGACTGTTGCTCTTCTCCATCAATGGGAAACGCAAAACCTTTGCTTGCTTCCCTCGCTGCATAAATCTTAATGAGATCATCAGCGATGTCCTGCACAGACGAACGTACGCGCGTTTTTACTTTCTTCCAATCGTTTCCTCCGAGCTTATATACCTTTGGCTCTTTGCCTTCTGAGCCGACAAATTTCTGTACTTGATCAATTTGGTCAACAGGCACGTAAAGCTTGTCATCGCCAGAGTATCGTAATAGCAAATAATCTTTATGATTGCCCTTCATTTCAAGTGTTTCAATCCCGAGATATTTTCCGATCCCGTGATTCACGTGGACAACGTAATCGCCCACCTTTAGTTCTTGATAACTTTTGATACGTTCAGCGTTTGAAATTTTTTGCGGTCGCTTCATTTTTTTCGTTTGCTTTTTAAACAGCTCTTTTTCAGTGAGTACGGCTATTTTATTCGTACTGAGCTCGAACCCTGCGTTTAGATCACCTTTTACCACCTGGCATTGACCGGACAGCAAGGCGTCAATGTCACTGCGAGCAGACACATCAATTTGATAATCTTCCATAATTCGTTGCAAACGTTCTATGCGCTCATCATCAGCACCTAGGAAAACAACGGCATAGCCATTTTCCTTCCACCGATCCGTTTCTGTTTTTAATAAATTCATTTGCCCATGAAAATCCTGCATCGGCTTTGATAGCATGTTCACGACGTTTTGGGGATTGGTATGAGGAACATGCCGCAAAAACATCGAATAATAAATACATGGTGTGGTCGAAGATGATAGAAGATCTTGAAAGGTATGTGAAAAGGATAATTCCGAAACAGCTTTTCCTTGCTGCAGAAGGGATGTGTGCCATTCCCCTTCCTCTTGCTCTAAATTAGAGGACACTTCTTGAATTCGACCGATTTCGTCCATAAAAAGAACATGAGAATCGGACAAATAGTCAAAAAAGCTATGGGACGCAGGGTAAAGAAGAGACATGTATTTATACAGCTCAGGGAAGCGTGTTTTTTGTTTTAATAAATCAATATCGCGTCTTGTGTTTTCAGAAATATCTTTTTTTAATTCTTGGTTCTTCATTTTTCCCAAGGACGTGGTAAGTAGCTGTTCTAGACGTTGTGCTCCTAAGGCGTAATGCTCTTCCTGCAAGAGGATTTCTGTCGCCGGGCCAATCGAAAGCGATTCCACTTGCTCTTTAGAGCGCTGATCCTCCGCTTGGAAATAACGAATGGAATCTATTTCTGTATCAAAAAGCTCCACTCGAAAAGGAAATTCCTCTGTTAATGGGTAGACATCAAGTATGCCCCCACGCAAGCTGAATTCCCCAGGTGCAGACACCATGCCTACGCGGTCATATCCCATGTCAACAAGCTGCGAGAGCGCCTTCCCCAGATCAATGTCTTCTCCCGTTTTCAGATGTAATTGTGAAGCTTTCCACAATTGAGGTGGTGGCAATAGTCTGCGAAGACCTGCAACAGGTACGACATAAATCCCAGGCGTGCCTTGACTTAAATGGTTTAATGTTTCAATTCGTTGAGCCTTTAGCTCAGGACTGGCAACCGCTATTTCTGCGGCCATCAGTTCATTGACAGGGTAAAGATACACGTCCTCCGGCGCGATTAATTCTTGCAGGTCTTCGTACACCTTTTGTGCCTGAAACAAATTATGCGTAATGACAAGCTGAGATCGCTTCGTATCCGAATACAATGAAGCCATCATGACACTGCGTGAAGAGCCGGACAAACCTGCTACCATTTGCTCACGCAATCCTTTATCTAACCCATCTATCACAGACCGTACTTCTTTGTTTTCTAGCATGGCATGTCGCAGTCCTATCATTGCAGGACCTCCTTGCTGCCCATTTTCATAAACCAAAATCCTCTCTTCTTAAAGTCGCTTTGTTCTCAATGTTTAAACAGAAAAATGCTTTGGCTTCTGCTCAGCCAAAGCTTTTCCACTATTGTATAAACCGCTCTAGCTGATGAAACTCTGGTGATACAGCGAGTGCCTCTTGACAACTTTCGCAGATGCATTGCACGTAAGTTTCTCCAGCTGGACCATCCTGTAACATCGTATGCTGTTCCTCCACTGATAACTCCGTAAAGCCTAACCGACGTTTGATATGATCCGTTTTCGGCAAACGACCTACTTCGACACCACAATGACGGCACCGATAGACGAACATTTCCATCCCTCCTGGCATCATTTCTATCACCAGTATGGACGGGGACGCTGTCGATTATTCGGCAGGACGCTGATTAAACCGATTCATCACTTGATCAAACTCGGTATTAGCCCATTCCTCACAGGCGTCTGCAGCATGAGCCACCGCATTGTCAATCGCTGCCTGCTCATTCGGCTCAAAAGGTTGTAGCACATAATCAATGACTGGCATATGACCTTGTGGCCGCCCTACACCCATTCGAATCCGCTTAAAGGATTTTGTGCCTAAATGAGAAATTAATGATTTCATACCATTATGACCTCCCGCGCCACCTTGAAGGCGCAAACGAATACGACCCGTTTCAAGGTCCATATCGTCATACACGACGAGAACATCATCTGTCTCTAATGAATAAAAATCTAACAACGGGCGCACGCATTCTCCTGATAAATTCATAAAGGTGAGCGGTTTTACGAGCAGCAGAGACTCGTTTTGCACGAACACTTTATCGTATACGCCATTGTATTTCTGTTTTTTCAAAGTGGATCCATGCCGCTTTGCCAGTTCATCAATGACCATAAAACCAATATTATGCCGGGTAAACTCGTACCGTGCCCCAGGGTTCCCTAATCCAACAATACATTTCACTGCACGTACCTCCACGTCAGCCGCTTCAATCTATCAATTTCTACAAAAGGCGTCCCTTAAATTCAAGGCACGCCTTTGTCTGATTAACCTGGTGAAAATTCACCGGTTCTAAACTAAACCATTATTCTAGTCTTCTTTATTCTCTGTTTCGCTTCCTTCTGAAGCTGCTTCTTCATCAGCAGCATCTTCTGTAGCGTCTTCAGGCTCTTCTTCAACTGTAGGTGGCTGAATTGTAACAATGGTTGCTTCCGCGTCTGTAAGAACTTCAAAAGCACCTGATGTTTTGATATCTCCCACACTGAGGGAATCGCCAATGTTCAATTCGCTAATATCCACAGTAATCTGCTCTGGCAGGTCAGCAGGCTTTGCACGTACGAGCAAAGTGTGTTCGATATGTTGCGCGACGCCACCTTCCTTAACACCGACAGAATCCCCTTCAATCGAGACTGTAACGTCTACTTCGACATCGGCATTCATATTGACGGCAATGAAGTCCGCATGAATGACTCTGTCCTTTAATGGGTCTGTTTGAATGTCATGGAGCATGACTTGAACTTTTTTCCCACCGTCAATGGAAAGATCCAACACGCCTGTGCGTCCTGCGTCACGCATGGTTTTTACAAATTCAGCATACTCGACAGCAACGGACGTATTCTCTGTTTTGTATCCATATACGATCGCAGGAAAATATCCTTTTGAACGTAAGCTTGTTAGTGATGATTGTTTATCTGCTTGTCTAGGTTTTGCATGTAGCGTATGTGCCATTTTGGTCACTCCTGTATGTTTGATATACCATTCTCTACATATCTAGATTCCCATCTTTTCTACTTCGCAAACAGTTGTTTTTGTTGTTTTGCATGAACTTAATCAAATAACGTACTCACTGATAGCTTTTCATGCACACGAATAATGGCTTCAGCAATTAATGGAGCCACAGAAAGCTCAGTGATTTTTTCAAACCGCTTTGACTCTGGAAGGGCGATAGAGTTCGTCACCACAAGCTCACTGATTCTCGAGCTTTGAATCCGTTCAATCGCTGGCCCAGAGAGTACGGGATGCGTACAACAAGCATACACTTCTTTTGCGCCATTTTCAATTAATGCATTGGCAGCAAGTGTAATCGTACCTGCAGTATCAATAATGTCGTCAATAAGAATCGCTGTTTTCCCTTCGACGTTTCCGACGATGTTCATTACTTCTGCAACATTTGGTTTTGGACGTCGCTTATCAATGATAGCGATCGGTGCCTTCAAGCGATCAGCCATTTTTCGTGCACGTGTCACCCCGCCGTGATCAGGAGAAACAATCACAAGATCCTCAAAATGCTTGGCTTCAAAGTAATCAGAAAGGATTGGTACACCTATCAGATGATCAATTGGAATGTCGAAAAAACCTTGAATTTGTGGTGCATGTAAATCTAACGTAATTAAACGCGTTGCACCAGCAGTTTCAATCAGGTTGGCAACAAGCTTCGACGTAATCGGCTCTCTCGCTCGGGCTTTCCGGTCTTGTCTGGCATAACCATAGTACGGAATAACGATGTTAATGGTTTTTGCTGAGGCGCGTTTAAGCGCATCAATCATGATCAAAAGCTCCATAATGTGCTGATTGACTGGATCAGATGTCGATTGAACAATATAGACATCGCAGCCTCTGATGCTCTCTTCAATATTGATCTGTATTTCTCCGTCGCTAAAGCGAGTTACTGAACAAGCCCCAAGCTCTGTACCGATAATGTCTGCGATTTCTTGTGCCAACTTTGGATTGGAATTCAATGTGAATACCTTTAGATTTGAGTCAAGGTATTGTTTTGACGACATGGTTTACCCTCCATTACTCTGATCCTATTTCGTTTTTCGGTTGTATTCTTCTTTATTGACTTGACGACTTCTTGCTATCGATAAGGCGTTCGCAGGAACATCTTCAGTAATCGTCGATCCTGCAGCAACAAAAGCACCTGCCCCAACGGTTACTGGAGCAACCAAATTGGAGTTACAGCCAATAAAAGCACCATCCTCCACGGTCGTTTGATGCTTGTTCGCCCCATCATAATTTACTGTAATTGAACCACAACCAAGATTGACTCCTTCACCGATCACTGCATCGCCAATATAACTTAAATGAGGCGCTTTGCTTCCATGACCGAAGGATGTCTTTTTCATTTCAACAAAGTTTCCTACTCTACATGCATCACCAATATCAGTCCCAGGACGCAAATGACTATACGGACCAACAGTGGTGTTGTGACCGATCTGACTGTCATGCATCACAGACTGCTTAACTGTTGATGCATTCCCAATAACCGCATTTTGCAGCTCTGTGTGGGGGCCAATCAAACAATCCTCACCAATCGTTGTTGCCCCATGGATACTTGTTCCTGGATAGACGGTTGTGTCCTGTCCAATCGTGACATCAGTTCCAATGTACGTTGATGTAGGGTCAATAATTGTCACACCCTGACGCATATGCGCGGTCAAAATTCTTTCTCGCATGGCATGTTCTGCATTTGCCAATGCCACACGATCGTTAATACCAATCGTTTCACTAAAAGTCGGTGCATCTTGGGCAGCGACCTTCCAGCCATTCTCTTGTATAAGTTCTATGACATCTGGCAAATAATATTCACCCTGGCTATTATCGTTGCCAACCTTCTCTAAGAGCTCAAAAAGGGTTTCATTATCGAAGCAATACGTCCCTGTATTAATCTCACAAATATCTCGCTCGTCCGGGGAGGCATCCTTGTGTTCAACGATTCGTTCAACGATACCATCGCTATTTCGAACAATGCGACCATAACCTTCTGGAGCATTCGTGTGAGCTGTTAAAACAGTGGCTTTCGCTCCAGTTGAATCGTGCTTTTGAAAAAGAGATTCCAAAGTGTTCGCTGTCAGTAGCGGTGTATCCCCACACACGACAAGGGTGACCCCTTTTTTCCCAGCGAGCTGATCTTTCGTTTGCAGGACAGCATGTGCTGTACCTAGCTGCTCGTTTTGGTTCACAAATTGGGATCGCCCTTTTAAGACATCTTGTACTTGCTGTGCGCCATGTCCGACGACAGTAACGATGTCCTTCACCTGCAACGCACTAAGGGCATCAACCACATGTTCAACCATTGCCTTCCCACATACTGGGTGCAACACCTTGTAAAGCTTTGACTTCATTCTCGTGCCTTTTCCAGCTGCTAATACGACAGCAAATCGATCGCTCATGAGTGACCTCCAAAAGGGTATATTTTTCAAGCCTATTGTCGCCTGAGAGCGTCATTCTTAGCAAGAGACTTCTGTTTTATTTATATGTCCTATGCATGAGTGCATCCGTATGACATGCATGAGAAATAAGGCATATATGCTTCTCATTGTTCTCATTCACGGAGCCGTTAATAAACGACGTGACCATTAAGAACTATATCTTAAAAATAGCGTCATTTCAAGGAAAGTAGAGGATTGCCAATGAATTGTCATGATTTATGTACGAAACGTAAAACCCATCAAAAGGGTCAGCGGTTCTTCAGCTTATCCCTCATACGAAGGCTTTCGTTGCTTTGTGTTATTTTTTGTCTTTCCATGCCTTCTCAAATACGCTCACAGGAAGCGCCCATTGTCTATTTTGCACAAAAAAACGAACCCATTAAAAATCATATTGCCCTCACCTTTGATGACGGCCCTGACCCAAGATACACACCGCACCTCCTTGATATACTTAAAGAAGCAGGCGTTCATGCGACGTTTTTTGTCATTGGTAGCAATGCACAGGAACACCCTGATCTCATTAAACGTATGGTGTCTGAAGGACATACCGTCGGAAATCATACATTCTCACACCCTAACATCTCGAGGCTCTCTTATGATCAATTGATAAACGAAATGGAGGCGACAGACAACATTATTTTCCAATTAACTGGACAAAAGCCCTTGTTTATGCGCCCTCCATTCGGCCTACTTCCTCCATCCCACGTCGCCATGCTTCAATCTGTAAATAAAAAAGTCATTCTTTGGTCAGTTGATACCGAGGATTGGCGTGGTATTCCTGCGGGCGATATCCTTCATAAAGTGCGCGACGGCATCCGCCCTGGAGCCATCGTGCTAATGCATGATGGTGGATCAAGAAAACAAGATCTCTCACAAACACCGGTAGCCGTTAAAAAACTCATTGACGAGTATTCGTCATCTTTCGAATTTATTACGGTTGATCAGCTTTTGTCTCTCCCTGCCTACAGAAAATAACACCGTTAAAAAGAGGGCACTGCGCTAGACACATTCGTCTATCGCATTGCCCTCCTGCTTTTATTAAGATGCACCAGCTTCTTCATACTCTTCTTCTAATTCGCCAGCCTTGTGGTATTCCGTTAATACAGCATCCTGTATTTTTCCTCGTGTATTGGAATTAATCGGATGTGCTATATCTCTAAATTCCCCATCCGGCGTCCGTTTGCTTGGCATAGCAACAAACAGGCCATTGTTCCCATCAATCACTCGGATGTCATGAACAACAAATTCATGATCCAATGTAATTGAGGCAATCGCTCTCATTCGTCCCTCGGTATTCACGCGGCGTAATCTCACGTCTGTTACTTCCAT encodes:
- a CDS encoding ribose-phosphate diphosphokinase, whose protein sequence is MSSKQYLDSNLKVFTLNSNPKLAQEIADIIGTELGACSVTRFSDGEIQINIEESIRGCDVYIVQSTSDPVNQHIMELLIMIDALKRASAKTINIVIPYYGYARQDRKARAREPITSKLVANLIETAGATRLITLDLHAPQIQGFFDIPIDHLIGVPILSDYFEAKHFEDLVIVSPDHGGVTRARKMADRLKAPIAIIDKRRPKPNVAEVMNIVGNVEGKTAILIDDIIDTAGTITLAANALIENGAKEVYACCTHPVLSGPAIERIQSSRISELVVTNSIALPESKRFEKITELSVAPLIAEAIIRVHEKLSVSTLFD
- a CDS encoding anti-sigma-F factor Fin, producing MFVYRCRHCGVEVGRLPKTDHIKRRLGFTELSVEEQHTMLQDGPAGETYVQCICESCQEALAVSPEFHQLERFIQ
- a CDS encoding 50S ribosomal protein L25/general stress protein Ctc, whose product is MAHTLHAKPRQADKQSSLTSLRSKGYFPAIVYGYKTENTSVAVEYAEFVKTMRDAGRTGVLDLSIDGGKKVQVMLHDIQTDPLKDRVIHADFIAVNMNADVEVDVTVSIEGDSVGVKEGGVAQHIEHTLLVRAKPADLPEQITVDISELNIGDSLSVGDIKTSGAFEVLTDAEATIVTIQPPTVEEEPEDATEDAADEEAASEGSETENKED
- the mfd gene encoding transcription-repair coupling factor, coding for MIGLRHAMLENKEVRSVIDGLDKGLREQMVAGLSGSSRSVMMASLYSDTKRSQLVITHNLFQAQKVYEDLQELIAPEDVYLYPVNELMAAEIAVASPELKAQRIETLNHLSQGTPGIYVVPVAGLRRLLPPPQLWKASQLHLKTGEDIDLGKALSQLVDMGYDRVGMVSAPGEFSLRGGILDVYPLTEEFPFRVELFDTEIDSIRYFQAEDQRSKEQVESLSIGPATEILLQEEHYALGAQRLEQLLTTSLGKMKNQELKKDISENTRRDIDLLKQKTRFPELYKYMSLLYPASHSFFDYLSDSHVLFMDEIGRIQEVSSNLEQEEGEWHTSLLQQGKAVSELSFSHTFQDLLSSSTTPCIYYSMFLRHVPHTNPQNVVNMLSKPMQDFHGQMNLLKTETDRWKENGYAVVFLGADDERIERLQRIMEDYQIDVSARSDIDALLSGQCQVVKGDLNAGFELSTNKIAVLTEKELFKKQTKKMKRPQKISNAERIKSYQELKVGDYVVHVNHGIGKYLGIETLEMKGNHKDYLLLRYSGDDKLYVPVDQIDQVQKFVGSEGKEPKVYKLGGNDWKKVKTRVRSSVQDIADDLIKIYAAREASKGFAFPIDGEEQQSFEAKFLYQETEDQLRAIEEIKIDMEKERPMDRLLCGDVGYGKTEVAIRAAFKAIMSEKQVAILVPTTILAQQHYETIKERFQDYPINIGLLSRFRTKKQQNETIKGLKQGSIDLVIGTHRLLSKDVIYHDLGLLIVDEEQRFGVTHKEKIKKLKANVDVLTLTATPIPRTLHMSMLGVRDLSVIETPPENRFPVQTYVLEYNTVFVKESIERELARGGQVYFLYNRVEDIERKAEEISMLVPEARVAHAHGKLTESQLETTMFDFLEGEYDVLVSTTIIETGVDIPNVNTLIVYNGDKMGLSQLYQLRGRVGRSNRVAYAYFTYHQDKILSEVAEKRLHAIKEFTELGSGFKIAMRDLSIRGAGNLLGAEQHGFIDSVGFDLYSQMLQDAIEERKHQAQPVEKEVEAEVQLDIDAYIPAAYIADERQKIDMYKRFKGVSSLEEIRDLQDEMIDRFGEFPKEVTDLFTVTRLRLLASQQQVEKIAEENGQLIALLTTEGTQGTNASKLFDFVSSFGRAARVGTEGQKIKLIVDPSNVTASSAFDLLERLIAHLSEVRREEVVQ
- the pth gene encoding aminoacyl-tRNA hydrolase, whose product is MKCIVGLGNPGARYEFTRHNIGFMVIDELAKRHGSTLKKQKYNGVYDKVFVQNESLLLVKPLTFMNLSGECVRPLLDFYSLETDDVLVVYDDMDLETGRIRLRLQGGAGGHNGMKSLISHLGTKSFKRIRMGVGRPQGHMPVIDYVLQPFEPNEQAAIDNAVAHAADACEEWANTEFDQVMNRFNQRPAE